A single window of Modestobacter italicus DNA harbors:
- a CDS encoding TetR/AcrR family transcriptional regulator encodes MTHPTSGAPAPSRPQRPSQARERILSTADRLFYNEGIHAVGIHRVVEEAAVTRVTLYRHFPSKDDLISAYLERRAQYDRDQVGGLIARHPDDPRRVLTELATALTADDFAAMSRGCPFINASAEFTGSHPARLHAREIRRWVTAELEGLLLRLGHRSPAATADQLMMLRTGAVVSGALDGNEGLDDHFLAGWEKLIDDGLPGRSPATG; translated from the coding sequence ATGACCCACCCGACGTCCGGTGCACCTGCTCCGTCGCGGCCCCAGCGGCCGTCGCAGGCGCGGGAGCGCATCCTCAGCACCGCGGACAGGCTCTTCTACAACGAGGGGATCCACGCGGTCGGCATCCACCGCGTGGTCGAGGAGGCGGCGGTCACCCGGGTCACCCTGTACCGCCACTTCCCGTCCAAGGACGACCTCATCTCGGCCTACCTGGAGCGCCGTGCCCAGTACGACCGCGACCAGGTCGGCGGGTTGATCGCGCGCCACCCCGACGACCCCCGTCGGGTGCTGACGGAGCTGGCCACGGCGCTCACGGCCGACGACTTCGCTGCCATGAGCCGCGGGTGCCCGTTCATCAACGCCTCCGCGGAGTTCACCGGCAGCCATCCCGCACGGCTGCACGCACGCGAGATCCGGCGCTGGGTCACGGCCGAGCTGGAGGGTCTGCTCCTCCGGCTGGGGCACAGGAGCCCGGCGGCCACGGCCGACCAGCTGATGATGCTCCGGACCGGAGCCGTCGTCTCCGGCGCGCTCGACGGCAACGAGGGGCTCGACGACCACTTCCTCGCCGGCTGGGAGAAGCTGATCGACGACGGTCTGCCCGGCCGGTCCCCGGCGACCGGCTGA
- a CDS encoding CpaF family protein — protein sequence MSSVVDLVDGEVRELIRRRGLDPFTDPGPVRLLVRDVVADYSERSLSSALPPIGDPDGVARDVLDRVAGYGPLQRWLDDPEVEEIWVNEPGRVFVARRGRSELTTTILGAGQLADLVERMLRTSGRRIDMSTPFVDAMLPDGSRLHVVIPDVTRRHMAVNIRKFVLQAHSLDELVALGTLTSQAARFLEAAVAAGLNVLVSGGTQAGKTTMLNCLCAAIPARERVVTCEEVFELRVPLPDVVAMQTRQPNLEGAGEIPLRRLVKEALRMRPSRLVVGEVRQEECLDLLIALNSGLPGMCTLHANSAREAVVKMCTLPLLAGENIGHAFVVPTVASSVDLVVHVGTDPNGQRRLREVVALSGRTEGSVVETADVFTTRDGRLVRADGCPPHADRFAAHGFDLAALLGDRS from the coding sequence GTGAGCTCTGTCGTCGACCTCGTCGACGGCGAGGTGCGGGAGCTGATCCGCCGGCGGGGACTGGACCCGTTCACCGACCCGGGCCCGGTGCGCCTGCTCGTCCGCGACGTGGTCGCCGACTACTCGGAGCGGTCGCTGTCCTCGGCGCTGCCGCCGATCGGCGACCCGGACGGCGTGGCCCGGGACGTGCTGGACCGAGTCGCCGGCTACGGGCCGCTGCAGCGCTGGCTGGACGACCCGGAGGTCGAGGAGATCTGGGTCAACGAGCCGGGTCGGGTCTTCGTCGCCCGCCGCGGCCGCAGCGAGCTGACCACCACGATCCTGGGTGCCGGGCAGCTGGCCGACCTGGTCGAGCGGATGCTGCGGACGTCGGGTCGCCGCATCGACATGAGCACACCGTTCGTCGACGCGATGCTCCCCGACGGGTCCCGGCTGCACGTCGTCATCCCCGACGTCACCCGCCGGCACATGGCGGTCAACATCCGGAAGTTCGTGCTGCAGGCGCACAGCCTCGACGAGCTCGTGGCGCTCGGGACGCTGACCTCCCAGGCGGCCCGCTTCCTCGAGGCCGCCGTCGCTGCGGGGCTCAACGTCCTGGTCTCCGGCGGGACGCAGGCCGGCAAGACGACGATGCTCAACTGCCTGTGCGCGGCCATCCCCGCCCGGGAGCGGGTGGTCACCTGCGAGGAGGTCTTCGAGCTGCGGGTGCCGCTGCCCGACGTGGTCGCCATGCAGACCCGGCAGCCCAACCTGGAGGGCGCGGGCGAGATCCCGCTGCGCCGGCTGGTCAAGGAGGCGCTGCGGATGCGGCCCTCCCGGCTGGTGGTGGGCGAGGTCCGGCAGGAGGAGTGCCTGGACCTGCTCATCGCCCTGAACAGCGGGTTGCCCGGCATGTGCACGCTGCACGCCAACAGCGCCCGCGAGGCCGTGGTCAAGATGTGCACCCTGCCGCTGCTGGCCGGCGAGAACATCGGCCACGCCTTCGTCGTCCCCACCGTCGCCTCCAGCGTCGACCTCGTCGTGCACGTGGGCACCGACCCCAACGGGCAGCGCCGGCTGCGGGAGGTCGTGGCCCTGTCTGGCCGCACCGAGGGCAGCGTGGTCGAGACCGCCGACGTCTTCACCACCCGCGACGGCCGGCTGGTGCGCGCCGACGGCTGCCCGCCCCACGCCGACCGCTTCGCCGCGCACGGCTTCGACCTGGCCGCGCTGCTGGGGGACCGGTCGTGA
- a CDS encoding type II secretion system F family protein has translation MTSSGGLLGLGLGIGLLLIWRSGSRAPVRRSGGGRPGRRQQLLAAAGLTGINSAQLLALQVVLGLVATVLVLLTTRTVTISLVFGVFGAAVPYLLVRRLAAKRRADLREVWPEVVDNLASAVRAGLSLPEALAALAVRGPDVLRPAFGRFAADHRSSGRFSDALDRLKDDLADPVGDRIVETLRVAREVGGSDLGRVLRTLAAFLREDARARAELETRQGWVVQAARLAVGAPWVVLLLLATQQQTLSAYDSPVGTALLAGGGVVCLVAYRLMLRIGRLPEDVRVLQT, from the coding sequence GTGACCTCCTCCGGCGGACTGCTCGGGCTCGGGCTCGGCATCGGGCTGCTGCTGATCTGGCGCAGCGGCTCCCGGGCACCGGTGCGCCGGTCCGGCGGCGGCCGACCCGGCCGGCGTCAGCAGCTGCTCGCCGCCGCCGGCCTGACCGGCATCAACTCCGCCCAGCTGCTCGCCCTGCAGGTGGTCCTGGGCCTGGTCGCGACGGTGCTCGTGCTGCTCACCACCCGGACGGTCACCATCAGCCTGGTCTTCGGGGTGTTCGGCGCCGCCGTCCCGTACCTGCTGGTGCGCCGGCTCGCCGCCAAGCGCCGGGCCGACCTCCGCGAGGTGTGGCCCGAGGTCGTGGACAACCTGGCGTCCGCGGTGCGCGCCGGCCTGTCCCTGCCCGAGGCGCTGGCCGCGCTCGCCGTCCGCGGCCCTGACGTGCTCCGCCCGGCGTTCGGGCGGTTCGCCGCCGACCACCGGAGCAGCGGCCGGTTCAGCGACGCGCTCGACCGGCTCAAGGACGACCTCGCCGACCCGGTGGGCGACCGGATCGTCGAGACGCTGCGGGTCGCCCGCGAGGTCGGCGGCAGCGACCTGGGGCGGGTGCTCCGCACGCTGGCCGCCTTCCTCCGCGAGGACGCCCGCGCCCGGGCCGAGCTGGAGACCCGGCAGGGCTGGGTGGTGCAGGCCGCCCGGCTCGCCGTCGGGGCGCCGTGGGTCGTGCTGCTCCTGCTGGCCACCCAGCAGCAGACGTTGAGCGCCTACGACAGCCCGGTCGGGACGGCGTTGCTGGCCGGCGGCGGCGTGGTCTGCCTGGTCGCCTACCGGCTGATGCTGCGGATCGGCCGGCTCCCCGAGGACGTCCGGGTGCTGCAGACATGA
- a CDS encoding type II secretion system F family protein codes for MSAGLTGMLLGLAAATGVLLVVAFSPPFRQVRLVDRLAPYVHDSPAPSRLLGTATQPGMLTAARRVFGPVLVDGARHVDRLLGGRVAVRRRLDALGSDTTVEDLRVEQVVWGGLGLLGAAVVAAVGSAVAGSVNVLSVVLLCVGGLVGGVLGRDWWLTQQVQRREELLLAEFPVVAELLALAVTAGESPTAAIARVTRLSGGELARELNATLGRARAGVPLVEALQQLADRTSLDALARFVDGLVVAIERGTPLAEVLRAQAADVREAGKRQLLEAGGRKEIQMMVPVVFLVLPVTVLFALFPGLISIVSLAQ; via the coding sequence ATGAGCGCCGGACTGACCGGGATGCTGCTGGGGCTGGCCGCGGCCACCGGCGTGCTGCTCGTCGTGGCCTTCTCCCCGCCGTTCCGGCAGGTGCGGCTGGTCGACCGGCTGGCGCCGTACGTGCACGACAGCCCGGCGCCGTCCCGGCTGCTCGGCACGGCGACCCAGCCGGGCATGCTCACCGCTGCGCGGCGGGTCTTCGGCCCGGTGCTGGTCGACGGCGCCCGGCACGTCGACCGGCTGCTCGGCGGCCGCGTCGCCGTCCGCCGCCGGCTGGACGCCCTCGGTTCGGACACCACGGTCGAGGACCTCCGGGTCGAGCAGGTGGTGTGGGGCGGGCTCGGGCTGCTCGGTGCCGCCGTGGTCGCCGCGGTGGGTTCGGCCGTGGCCGGGTCGGTGAACGTGCTCTCCGTCGTCCTGCTCTGCGTCGGGGGCCTGGTCGGTGGCGTGCTGGGTCGCGACTGGTGGCTCACCCAGCAGGTCCAGCGCCGCGAGGAGCTGCTGCTCGCGGAGTTCCCGGTCGTCGCCGAGCTGCTCGCCCTGGCGGTGACCGCGGGGGAGAGCCCGACCGCGGCGATCGCCCGGGTGACCCGGCTGTCCGGCGGCGAGCTGGCCCGGGAGCTCAACGCCACCCTCGGTCGCGCCCGGGCCGGCGTGCCGCTGGTCGAGGCGCTGCAGCAGCTGGCCGACCGCACCTCGCTGGACGCACTGGCCCGCTTCGTCGACGGCCTGGTCGTCGCCATCGAGCGCGGCACCCCGCTGGCCGAGGTGCTCCGGGCCCAGGCCGCCGACGTCCGGGAGGCCGGGAAGCGGCAGCTGCTGGAGGCCGGTGGCCGCAAGGAGATCCAGATGATGGTGCCGGTCGTCTTCCTGGTGCTGCCGGTCACCGTCCTGTTCGCCCTGTTCCCGGGGCTGATCAGCATCGTCTCGCTGGCGCAGTGA
- a CDS encoding TadE/TadG family type IV pilus assembly protein — MPAEEGPLCPPPLASSRRAPAQGPGESVSERGSAVVDFVLVGALIVALLLAVLQIAVYVHLRNVVVASAQEGARYAADADVPTAAGAGRTLEVVGQATSAGTAAGLSCTSVQEVDGSGLTLVVVRCTGAVPSIFAALGELLPLQATGRAVEEAP; from the coding sequence GTGCCGGCTGAGGAAGGACCCCTCTGCCCCCCACCACTCGCGAGCTCGCGGCGGGCCCCTGCACAGGGGCCGGGGGAGAGCGTCTCCGAGCGGGGCAGTGCGGTCGTCGACTTCGTGCTGGTCGGCGCCCTGATCGTGGCGCTGTTGCTCGCGGTGCTGCAGATCGCGGTCTACGTGCACCTGCGCAACGTCGTCGTGGCCAGCGCCCAGGAGGGTGCTCGCTACGCGGCGGACGCCGACGTGCCGACCGCGGCCGGCGCCGGCCGGACGCTGGAGGTGGTCGGGCAGGCGACCTCCGCCGGCACGGCGGCCGGCCTGAGCTGCACGTCGGTGCAGGAGGTCGACGGCAGCGGGCTGACCCTGGTCGTCGTCCGGTGCACCGGTGCGGTGCCGAGCATCTTCGCCGCGCTGGGGGAGCTGCTGCCGCTGCAGGCCACCGGGCGTGCGGTGGAGGAGGCGCCGTGA
- a CDS encoding alpha/beta fold hydrolase, which translates to MHAVEHGAGRPVLVLHGAGVDHREAEACFEPALSRPGLRRVYPDLPGMGATAAPEAMRSADDVLDALLTFADEVTGGDPFLLVGHSAGAYYAQALAARRPAQVAGLALVCPLLPGGRDLPAHRVVAGPGDLGDDEFRSYFVVQTPAMLERYERYVAPAAALVDWTAMERIGARWELTAEGPPFEGPTLVVAGRLDSTVGYAAAVDLLDVHPHTTLSVVDDAGHALPHEQPELLRALLGEWLGRIERATGSR; encoded by the coding sequence GTGCACGCCGTCGAGCACGGTGCGGGCCGGCCGGTGCTGGTGCTGCACGGCGCCGGGGTCGACCACCGGGAGGCCGAGGCCTGCTTCGAGCCGGCCCTCTCCCGCCCCGGGCTGCGGCGGGTCTACCCGGACCTGCCGGGCATGGGCGCGACGGCCGCCCCCGAGGCGATGCGCAGTGCCGACGACGTCCTGGACGCGTTGCTCACCTTCGCCGACGAGGTGACCGGCGGGGACCCGTTCCTGCTCGTCGGGCACTCGGCGGGCGCGTACTACGCGCAGGCGCTGGCCGCGCGGCGCCCGGCGCAGGTCGCCGGCCTGGCGCTGGTCTGCCCGTTGCTGCCGGGCGGGCGTGACCTCCCGGCGCACCGCGTCGTCGCCGGGCCGGGCGACCTCGGGGACGACGAGTTCCGCAGCTACTTCGTGGTGCAGACCCCGGCGATGCTGGAGCGGTACGAGCGGTATGTGGCCCCGGCGGCCGCGCTCGTCGACTGGACGGCGATGGAGCGGATCGGCGCGCGGTGGGAGCTGACCGCCGAGGGCCCGCCGTTCGAGGGGCCGACGCTGGTCGTGGCCGGGCGGCTGGACTCGACCGTCGGTTACGCGGCCGCGGTCGACCTGCTCGACGTCCACCCGCACACGACGCTGTCGGTGGTCGACGACGCGGGCCACGCCCTCCCCCACGAGCAGCCCGAACTCCTGCGCGCCCTGCTCGGCGAGTGGCTGGGACGCATCGAGCGGGCGACTGGGAGCAGGTGA
- a CDS encoding FMN-binding glutamate synthase family protein: protein MTWATRAAAAGLSALAGVAARDLLQREHTLLRNFPVLGHARYLLEAVGPELRQYLVAGNNEERPFTRDQRRWVYASAKKQNNYFGFGTDNDLEYTAGYPVINHRTFGRAVPTTHALAGQETPLPSAKVLGGPRGRARAFRPESVVNISAMSFGSLSGRAVESLNRGAALAGCLQNTGEGGLSVHHRHGGELVFQIGTAYFGCRDEHGRFDLARLKDLVASAPVRALEVKLSQGAKPGLGGVLPAAKVSAEIAAARGVPEGVDCISPSRHAEFSDADSLLDWVELLATETGLPVGIKAAVGDMDFWRDLTGLMATTDRGVDFVTVDGGEGGTGAAPLIFTDSVSLPFQLGFARVYSTFARAGLAEQVTFIGGGKLGLPDNAIVAFALGCDLVNVAREAMLAIGCIQAQKCHTDTCPTGVATQNPWLAHGLDPALKSVRAATYITTLRRDLRKVSEACGVEHPGLIDSSAVEILTGRTASRPLAEVYEYEPGWGLPPAADRAEIVRLMTDAPQGGSAPPSPTAVG, encoded by the coding sequence ATGACCTGGGCCACCCGCGCCGCAGCCGCCGGACTCTCCGCCCTGGCCGGGGTCGCGGCCCGGGACCTGCTGCAGCGCGAGCACACCCTGCTGCGCAACTTCCCGGTGCTCGGCCACGCCCGCTACCTGCTGGAGGCCGTCGGGCCGGAGCTGCGGCAGTACCTGGTGGCCGGCAACAACGAGGAGCGGCCGTTCACCCGCGACCAGCGCCGCTGGGTGTACGCCTCGGCGAAGAAGCAGAACAACTACTTCGGCTTCGGCACCGACAACGACCTCGAGTACACCGCCGGCTACCCGGTGATCAACCACCGCACCTTCGGCCGGGCGGTGCCCACCACGCACGCGCTGGCCGGGCAGGAGACCCCGCTGCCCAGCGCGAAGGTCCTCGGCGGGCCCAGGGGCCGGGCGCGGGCGTTCCGCCCGGAGTCGGTGGTCAACATCTCGGCGATGAGCTTCGGCTCGCTGTCCGGCCGGGCGGTCGAGTCGCTCAACCGCGGGGCCGCGCTGGCCGGCTGCCTACAGAACACCGGCGAGGGCGGGCTGTCGGTCCACCACCGGCACGGCGGGGAGCTGGTGTTCCAGATCGGGACGGCGTACTTCGGCTGCCGCGACGAGCACGGCCGGTTCGACCTGGCCCGGCTCAAGGACCTGGTCGCCTCCGCCCCGGTCCGGGCGCTGGAGGTGAAGCTGAGCCAGGGCGCCAAGCCGGGGCTGGGCGGCGTGCTGCCGGCGGCCAAGGTGTCCGCGGAGATCGCCGCGGCCCGCGGCGTGCCCGAGGGGGTGGACTGCATCAGCCCGTCCCGGCACGCGGAGTTCTCCGACGCGGACAGCCTGCTGGACTGGGTGGAGCTGCTGGCCACCGAGACCGGGCTGCCGGTCGGCATCAAGGCCGCAGTGGGTGACATGGACTTCTGGCGCGACCTCACCGGGCTGATGGCGACCACCGACCGCGGCGTGGACTTCGTGACCGTCGACGGCGGCGAGGGCGGCACCGGCGCGGCACCGCTGATCTTCACCGACTCGGTGTCGCTGCCCTTCCAGCTCGGGTTCGCCCGGGTCTACTCCACCTTCGCGCGGGCCGGGCTGGCCGAGCAGGTGACCTTCATCGGCGGCGGCAAGCTCGGGCTGCCGGACAACGCGATCGTCGCCTTCGCGCTGGGCTGCGACCTGGTCAACGTCGCCCGCGAGGCGATGCTGGCGATCGGCTGCATCCAGGCGCAGAAGTGCCACACCGACACCTGCCCGACCGGGGTGGCGACGCAGAACCCGTGGCTGGCGCACGGCTTGGACCCGGCGCTGAAGTCGGTGCGGGCGGCCACCTACATCACCACGCTGCGCCGCGACCTGCGCAAGGTCTCCGAGGCGTGCGGGGTGGAGCACCCGGGGCTGATCGACAGCTCCGCGGTGGAGATCCTCACCGGGCGGACGGCGTCCCGTCCGCTCGCCGAGGTCTACGAGTACGAGCCCGGCTGGGGGCTGCCGCCGGCGGCCGACCGGGCGGAGATCGTCCGGCTGATGACCGACGCACCGCAGGGCGGCAGCGCGCCCCCCTCCCCCACCGCGGTCGGCTGA
- a CDS encoding S8 family peptidase → MVLAAAVTTVVATAPAATAAPAAEQGPAAEYVVAFTGSPEAATAAVQAAGGSVTDVTEEVGVALVTSSNTRFLDDVRARGEIAGAARNHAVGTSDPGMPHRFADERPAGRPGGGGPGHGGGPAGHGPGEEPLADLQWDMEMIGATPDAAQRRATGKGVDVGIMDSGIDASHPDLARNFDAARSRNFTTDMPDIDGPCEVPSCVDPADVDENGHGTHVAGIVAADDNGFGIGGVAPDATLVNVRAGQDSGYFFLYETVAALVYSAEIRLDVVNMSFYTDPWLYNCTSRDEYLEGTVTDEELAEQRLVRDLLGGALGYASSRGVTLVSSAGNAATDLAAPTRTDETSPDYPPDAARPRVVANTCLTLPTEAPNVISVSAVGPSTTKADYSNYGLGDIDIAAPGGWYRDLVGTPAYMTAGNLILSSYPLQAAIAEGLADPNGQPVDDMSVRYCDAAGVCGFYTYLQGTSMAAPHVAGVAALVVEAFGRPTGHGGRALDPAVVARVLAWSAEDHPCPAGGVEDYSDEGRDPVAYNAVCQGTTDVNGLYGEGIVDAAAAVGGR, encoded by the coding sequence GTGGTCCTCGCCGCCGCGGTGACGACGGTCGTCGCCACCGCCCCCGCCGCGACCGCGGCGCCGGCCGCCGAGCAGGGGCCGGCCGCGGAGTACGTCGTCGCCTTCACCGGCAGCCCGGAGGCCGCGACCGCCGCCGTCCAGGCCGCCGGTGGCTCGGTCACCGACGTGACCGAGGAGGTCGGCGTCGCCCTGGTGACGTCGAGCAACACCCGGTTCCTGGACGACGTCCGGGCCCGCGGCGAGATCGCGGGCGCGGCGCGCAACCACGCCGTCGGCACCAGTGACCCCGGCATGCCGCACCGGTTCGCCGACGAGCGGCCGGCGGGCCGCCCGGGCGGCGGCGGACCGGGCCACGGCGGTGGCCCGGCGGGGCACGGCCCCGGCGAGGAACCCCTCGCAGACCTTCAGTGGGACATGGAGATGATCGGCGCGACCCCGGACGCGGCGCAGCGCCGGGCCACCGGCAAGGGCGTCGACGTCGGGATCATGGACTCCGGGATCGACGCCAGCCACCCGGACCTGGCGCGGAACTTCGACGCCGCACGGTCGCGGAACTTCACCACCGACATGCCCGACATCGACGGCCCGTGCGAGGTGCCGAGCTGCGTCGACCCGGCGGACGTGGACGAGAACGGGCACGGCACGCACGTCGCGGGCATCGTCGCCGCCGACGACAACGGCTTCGGCATCGGCGGGGTGGCCCCCGACGCCACCCTGGTCAACGTGCGGGCCGGTCAGGACTCCGGCTACTTCTTCCTCTACGAGACCGTCGCGGCGCTGGTGTACTCGGCCGAGATCCGGCTCGACGTGGTGAACATGAGCTTCTACACCGACCCGTGGCTCTACAACTGCACCTCCCGGGACGAGTACCTGGAGGGCACCGTCACCGACGAGGAGCTCGCCGAGCAGCGCCTCGTCCGCGATCTGCTCGGCGGCGCGCTGGGCTACGCGAGCAGCCGGGGCGTCACCCTGGTCAGCTCGGCCGGCAACGCGGCCACCGACCTGGCCGCACCCACCCGCACCGACGAGACCAGCCCGGACTACCCGCCGGACGCCGCCCGCCCGCGGGTGGTCGCGAACACCTGCCTGACCCTGCCCACCGAGGCGCCGAACGTGATCTCGGTGTCCGCGGTCGGGCCGTCGACCACCAAGGCCGACTACTCCAACTACGGGCTGGGTGACATCGACATCGCCGCCCCGGGCGGCTGGTACCGCGACCTCGTCGGGACCCCGGCGTACATGACGGCCGGCAACCTGATCCTGTCGTCCTACCCGCTGCAGGCGGCGATCGCCGAGGGGCTGGCCGACCCGAACGGCCAGCCGGTCGACGACATGTCGGTGCGGTACTGCGACGCGGCGGGGGTCTGCGGCTTCTACACCTACCTGCAGGGGACGTCGATGGCGGCACCGCACGTCGCCGGGGTCGCCGCCCTGGTCGTCGAGGCGTTCGGCCGGCCGACCGGGCACGGCGGGCGGGCCCTCGACCCGGCGGTCGTGGCCCGGGTGCTGGCCTGGTCCGCGGAGGACCACCCCTGCCCGGCCGGCGGGGTCGAGGACTACTCCGACGAGGGCCGGGACCCGGTGGCGTACAACGCCGTCTGCCAGGGCACGACCGACGTCAACGGCCTCTATGGCGAGGGCATCGTCGACGCCGCGGCCGCAGTGGGCGGTCGCTGA
- a CDS encoding putative bifunctional diguanylate cyclase/phosphodiesterase, protein MSRTAAGPQLPLDVSHRDGGDRENADLVAGVLDALPSPTVLIDADGTMLLVNSAWAAAADLLGDDRLRVGVGANYYSVVLSLSAGPTNHERVAALRELAQGRREAVAVDYALDTDLGLRWFHLQASRADRSGRVVVTHTDVTSRVEAEQASAWQARHDHLTDLPNRVHLHELIDAELRRRDRGAMSVLFLDADGFKDVNDTLGHDVGDALLRELASRLSSCTRDADTVGRLGGDEFVVLCRNCDVDGALRLAERFQRTFDEPFVLGARRIPLTVSIGVATAAADDDVTRSTDLVRDADLAMYAAKGAGRNRVRVFHPDLRWAVEQKVLVAGELREAIETGQLVLHYQPIQHLLSGEVSGAEALVRWQHPERGLVMPGDFIPVAEQNGLVVPLTRWVLQEATRQTAAWERAGVPMVTAVNISAAHFGTGTLVADVHDALAASGLAPERLVLELTETSVAEDPVRAAAQFAQLRVTGVEVSIDDFGSGFSSLSQLVSIPAGILKLDRSLVAGTETRRSESAAAIAAVVGLATACGMRSLAEGVETADQLTLVRELGCTFAQGHHIARPMPAADLLSYLEGRRLTGRRPVRLRIG, encoded by the coding sequence GTGTCACGGACGGCGGCCGGACCGCAGCTCCCCCTCGACGTCAGCCACCGGGACGGCGGGGACCGGGAGAACGCCGACCTCGTCGCCGGGGTCCTGGACGCGCTGCCCTCGCCCACGGTGCTCATCGACGCCGACGGCACGATGCTGCTGGTCAACTCGGCCTGGGCCGCCGCCGCCGACCTGCTCGGCGACGACCGGCTCCGGGTCGGCGTCGGCGCCAACTACTACTCGGTGGTCCTCAGCCTCTCCGCCGGGCCGACCAACCACGAGCGCGTCGCCGCGCTCCGGGAGCTCGCGCAGGGGCGGCGGGAGGCGGTCGCCGTCGACTACGCGCTGGACACCGACCTCGGGCTGCGCTGGTTCCACCTCCAGGCCTCCCGGGCCGACCGGTCGGGCCGGGTCGTCGTCACCCACACCGACGTCACCTCCCGCGTCGAGGCGGAGCAGGCCTCCGCCTGGCAGGCCCGGCACGACCACCTCACCGACCTGCCCAACCGGGTGCACCTGCACGAGCTGATCGACGCCGAGCTGCGCCGCCGCGACCGCGGCGCGATGAGCGTGCTGTTCCTGGACGCCGACGGCTTCAAGGACGTCAACGACACCCTCGGCCACGACGTCGGGGACGCGCTGCTGCGCGAGCTGGCGTCCCGGCTGAGCAGCTGCACCCGGGACGCGGACACCGTCGGCCGGCTGGGCGGCGACGAGTTCGTCGTGCTGTGCCGCAACTGCGACGTCGACGGCGCTCTCCGGCTGGCCGAGCGCTTCCAGCGGACCTTCGACGAGCCCTTCGTCCTCGGCGCCCGCCGCATCCCGCTGACGGTCAGCATCGGCGTCGCCACCGCGGCCGCCGACGACGACGTGACCCGCTCCACCGACCTGGTCCGGGACGCCGACCTGGCCATGTACGCGGCCAAGGGGGCCGGCCGCAACCGCGTCCGGGTGTTCCACCCGGACCTGCGCTGGGCCGTCGAGCAGAAGGTGCTCGTCGCCGGCGAGCTGCGCGAGGCCATCGAGACCGGCCAGCTGGTGCTGCACTACCAGCCGATCCAGCACCTGCTCAGCGGCGAGGTGTCCGGCGCCGAGGCGCTGGTCCGCTGGCAGCACCCCGAGCGGGGGCTGGTCATGCCGGGTGACTTCATCCCCGTCGCGGAGCAGAACGGCCTCGTCGTCCCGCTCACCCGGTGGGTGCTGCAGGAGGCCACCCGGCAGACCGCGGCCTGGGAGCGGGCCGGCGTCCCGATGGTGACCGCGGTCAACATCAGCGCCGCCCACTTCGGCACCGGCACGCTGGTCGCCGACGTGCACGACGCCCTGGCCGCCAGCGGCCTGGCGCCCGAGCGGCTGGTCCTCGAGCTCACCGAGACCAGCGTCGCGGAGGACCCGGTGCGGGCCGCGGCCCAGTTCGCCCAGCTGCGGGTCACCGGGGTCGAGGTCTCCATCGACGACTTCGGCAGCGGGTTCTCCTCGCTCAGCCAGCTGGTGTCGATCCCCGCCGGGATCCTCAAGCTCGACCGCAGCCTGGTCGCCGGCACCGAGACGCGGCGCAGCGAGTCCGCCGCCGCGATCGCCGCGGTCGTGGGCCTCGCCACCGCCTGCGGGATGCGCAGCCTGGCCGAGGGGGTCGAGACCGCCGACCAGCTGACCCTGGTCCGGGAGCTCGGCTGCACCTTCGCCCAGGGCCACCACATCGCCCGGCCGATGCCCGCCGCCGACCTGCTCAGCTACCTCGAGGGACGCCGGCTCACCGGACGACGCCCGGTACGGCTGCGGATCGGCTGA
- a CDS encoding DUF6343 family protein, producing MSTSSPDDRPGPDDLTEYEREDFPGGIPASARTLPEGGAAAARSALTLRLVLAAFGLVLCTVLGVLALGADVPVVIPVALFVLAAVALVDLVVVARRKLRGEPG from the coding sequence ATGAGCACGTCATCGCCGGACGACCGGCCCGGACCGGACGACCTCACCGAGTACGAGCGTGAGGACTTCCCCGGCGGCATCCCCGCCTCCGCCCGCACCCTGCCCGAGGGCGGTGCCGCCGCCGCCCGCAGTGCGCTGACCCTGCGGCTGGTGCTGGCCGCCTTCGGGCTGGTCCTGTGCACCGTGCTCGGGGTGCTGGCGCTGGGCGCCGACGTCCCGGTGGTCATCCCGGTCGCGTTGTTCGTGCTGGCGGCGGTCGCCCTGGTGGACCTGGTCGTGGTGGCCCGGCGGAAGCTGCGCGGCGAGCCGGGGTGA